A genomic window from Lotus japonicus ecotype B-129 chromosome 1, LjGifu_v1.2 includes:
- the LOC130740315 gene encoding uncharacterized protein LOC130740315, which translates to MVCGKNSERKRPDGDKKARVKWIREGDRNTSYFHSMCKIRKAKKQISHLVVGGVAVEDPNMIKETIFSHFQTFFTRDNRQRPKIRCTNLPKLSHEKKVGLENRFTEGEIWEVLKSCDGNRAPGPDGFNLNFFKQFWSLVKGEVVKFFDDFHSTGKLVKGLNATFIALIPKHNNPSAVTDFRPISLIGSVYKLISKVLASRLQRVAPLLVSENQFAFTHGRQISDCILIANEVVDLLKKREDGGFLLKLDFAKAYDNVEWGFLLDILKEMNFGERWINCIRTCVSTATLSILVNGSSTSFFDMEKGLRQGDPLSPLLFNLCANRLCCMLNQLLGEFLFSGVRIGTGLALNHLQFADDTLLFCENDEDQIDLLCNALLSFLFASGLKVNLQKTFLIGCNVEVSEVERIAGLYGWNIGQLPLLYLGAPLGGNPRRISFWEPMRDKLRRKRRTWNSKFISLSGRLTLMKAALCSVPLFLMVVFKAPMKVIGEVEKILRSFLWGKEENGRKIAWIPWSLICKSHEHGGLGLGFIGWKNKALLLKWAWRFGVEHKSLWRRLLIAKYALDPRLLFFHVAMVEAKNWSVLMQDIVNILYEDSLVAKGLKEGLIVNIGDGSNTRFWEDPWVDIMPLRNRFPRLFSMSSNKLSMVAEVGIFVQGKWTWDLALKRDFFDWELEIHSTFINLINSHFPSRGFRDHICWCFESSGLFSVKGLCKWIEDKVNEGEQWALPSQLRKIVPPKVGLLFWQGCYNKIACKQNLLSRGVYLEDNGLCSLCSQAPETADHLFLHCFLSWSMWSDIVKREGVAWVPPNSLVDLAKQWDFLCVNSDPILWKLIPYSLVWSLWVGRNDLLFRDKAFNREEVWDMHVIRIGWWVKAKWKDCPYNTEQFNANFCNIRMKMTVVSVRTTTWQPPTLSTLKFNVDGASQGNPGPSGLGGVLRDHQNRVFGYFSINSGFGWAFEAEVRAILKALQFCQEFMVYEVSIESDSTAAVGWINSNLNRPWKLLNELNQIDFLLELTKCSKTTGRSQCALTSNVVIIIFSSLALYGGADCGVESDNIDRTTKDELHIEIVLFSSLCLRISNGETISRRGEVKKSEFGEMMHWFLARNYEKADSPFQIQIFLCWTFFIWHLGDMVIKSRRFFGEKDLEGENDWSMYLVESLKEWSDI; encoded by the exons ATGGTTTGTGGCAAGAATTCAGAAAGGAAGAGGCCCGATGGAGACAAAAAGGCCAGGGTTAAATGGATTAGAGAAGGGGATAGAAACACTTCCTATTTTCACTCTATGTGCAAAATCCGTAAGGCCAAGAAGCAGATATCTCACTTAGTTGTTGGGGGGGTAGCTGTTGAGGACCCTAATATGATCAAAGAAACAATCTTCAGCCACTTCCAAACCTTCTTCACTAGGGATAACAGACAAAGGCCGAAAATAAGATGCACAAATCTTCCAAAGCTGAGTCATGAGAAGAAGGTTGGACTGGAAAACAGATTCACAGAGGGGGAGATTTGGGAGGTTCTGAAGTCTTGTGATGGGAATCGGGCACCAGGACCCGAcggttttaatttgaattttttcaaaCAGTTCTGGAGCTTAGTTAAGGGTGAAGTGGTGAAATTCTTTGATGATTTCCATAGCACGGGGAAGTTAGTAAAAGGCCTTAATGCTACCTTCATAGCTCTAATTCCAAAACATAACAATCCCTCGGCTGTCACTGATTTCAGACCAATCAGTTTGATCGGTAGTGTTTATAAATTGATCTCCAAGGTGCTAGCATCGAGATTACAGAGAGTTGCCCCCTTGCTGGTCTCAGAGAATCAATTTGCTTTCACACACGGGCGACAAATTTCTGACTGCATCCTTATTGCTAATGAGGTGGTAGATCTCTTGAAAAAGAGAGAAGACGGAGGATTTCTATTAAAACTTGATTTCGCCAAAGCATATGATAATGTGGAGTGGGGTTTCCTACTCGATATCCTCAAGGAAATGAACTTTGGTGAGCGATGGATCAATTGTATTCGTACTTGTGTCTCTACGGCTACTCTGTCAATCCTGGTAAATGGCTCATCTACAAGTTTCTTTGATATGGAAAAGGGGCTCCGACAAGGTGACCCGTTATCCCCCCTCTTGTTCAATCTATGTGCAAATAGACTCTGTTGCATGTTGAACCAACTCTTAGGAGAATTTCTCTTTAGTGGTGTGAGAATTGGAACCGGTCTAGCTTTGAACCACTTACAGTTTGCGGATGATACGCTACTGTTTTGTGAGAATGATGAGGACCAAATAGATCTGCTTTGCAATGCCTTATTGTCATTCCTCTTTGCTTCTGGACTCAAAGTGAATTTGCAGAAGACATTTCTAATCGGGTGTAATGTTGAAGTATCAGAGGTGGAAAGAATTGCTGGTCTTTATGGGTGGAATATTGGCCAATTGCCATTACTCTACCTTGGTGCCCCCCTTGGTGGGAATCCTCGTCGTATCTCTTTTTGGGAACCAATGCGGGATAAACTTAGAAGGAAAAGGCGGACATGGAATTCAAAATTCATCTCTTTAAGCGGTAGATTGACGCTGATGAAGGCAGCCCTTTGCTCGGTTCCTTTATTCTTAATGGTTGTATTCAAAGCACCTATGAAGGTCATAGGGGAAGTGGAGAAAATCTTACGTAGTTTCCTTTGGGGAAAGGAAGAGAATGGCAGAAAAATCGCTTGGATTCCGTGGTCCTTGATCTGCAAATCTCATGAACACGGGGGTCTTGGTCTTGGTTTCATTGGGTGGAAGAACAAAGCTCTCTTACTTAAATGGGCTTGGCGCTTTGGAGTAGAACACAAAAGCTTGTGGAGGAGACTACTCATTGCTAAATATGCGCTGGACCCTAGGCTACTGTTCTTCCATGTGGCTATGGTGGAAGCAAAAAATTGGTCCGTTCTCATGCAAGACATTGTGAACATTTTGTATGAAGACTCCTTGGTAGCCAAAGGATTGAAAGAAGGACTGATTGTCAACATTGGAGATGGATCAAATACTAGATTCTGGGAAGATCCATGGGTAGATATTATGCCACTCCGAAACAGATTTCCTCGGCTGTTCTCCATGAGCTCGAATAAATTGAGCATGGTGGCAGAAGTGGGAATATTTGTGCAAGGGAAATGGACTTGGGACCTAGCACTCAAAAGAGATTTTTTTGATTGGGAATTGGAGATACATAGCACCTTCATCAACCTTATAAATAGTCACTTTCCTTCGAGAGGATTCAGGGACCACATATGCTGGTGTTTTGAAAGCTCCGGGTTATTCTCAGTGAAAGGATTATGCAAGTGGATCGAGGACAAGGTAAATGAAGGAGAACAATGGGCACTACCATCTCAGTTGAGGAAAATAGTTCCACCTAAGGTGGGATTGTTATTTTGGCAGGGGTGTTACAACAAGATAGCTTGCAAACAAAATCTTCTGAGTCGTGGGGTTTATTTGGAGGATAATGGCCTCTGCTCGCTATGCTCCCAAGCTCCTGAAACTGCTGATCACCTTTTCCTACACTGCTTTTTGTCTTGGAGCATGTGGAGTGACATAGTAAAAAGAGAAGGCGTTGCTTGGGTACCTCCAAACTCCCTGGTTGATTTAGCCAAACAGTGGGATTTCCTTTGTGTTAATTCAGACCCTATCTTATGGAAATTAATCCCTTATTCTCTGGTTTGGTCCCTATGGGTCGGAAGAAACGACTTGTTATTCAGAGATAAAGCTTTCAACAGAGAAGAAGTTTGGGATATGCATGTTATACGAATTGGATGGTGGGTGAAAGCTAAATGGAAGGACTGCCCTTATAACACTGAACAATTTAACGCAAATTTCTGCAATATAAGAATGAAAATGACTGTTGTGAGTGTAAGGACAACAACTTGGCAACCTCCAACGCTAAGTACTCTCAAATTTAATGTTGACGGTGCTTCTCAAGGTAATCCCGGACCTAGTGGTTTGGGGGGAGTTCTAAGAGATCATCAAAATAGGGTCTTTGGCTATTTCTCTATCAACTCAGGCTTTGGCTGGGCTTTCGAAGCTGAGGTACGTGCTATCCTCAAAGCTCTACAATTCTGCCAGGAATTCATGGTTTATGAGGTGAGTATAGAGAGTGATTCGACTGCTGCGGTAGGATGGATAAACTCCAATTTAAATAGGCCATGGAAACTCCTTAATGAACTAAATCAAATAGACTTCTTGCTGGAGCTAACCAAATGTTCCAAG ACTACTGGAAGGTCCCAG TGTGCCTTGACTAGCAATGtggttataattattttttcttctcttgcTTTGTATGGTGGAGCTGATTGTGGTGTGGAGAGTGACAATATTGATCGGACCACGAAAGATGAACTTCATATTGAAATCGTTCTGTTTTCATCTTTATGTTTAAGAATTTCTAATGGAGAAACTATTTCTAGGCGTGGAGAG GTGAAAAAAAGTGAGTTTGGTGAAATGATGCATTG GTTTCTTGCAAGAAACTATGAGAAAGCTGACTCTCCTTTCCAGATTCAGATATTTCTATGTTGGACATTTTTCATCTGGCATCTGGGAGATATGGTTATCAAATCTCGAAGATTCT TTGGTGAAAAGGATCttgaaggggaaaatgattggaGCATGTATTTAGTTGAAAGTCTAAAGG AATGGAGTGACATTTAA
- the LOC130734058 gene encoding tRNA (carboxymethyluridine(34)-5-O)-methyltransferase-like — MVHAHSALKLTSSRFFYNPRGVLGLLTAIGGCVCHSGFCSMTQINSEVGSSLCSILAPNGEPCITDSSSVVENPTTSSVSVRSTPEIEKKFVHHVYDAIAPHFSSTRFAKWPKVASFLSSLPSGSLVLDAGCGNGKYLGLNQDCFFIGCDISPSLIKICSDRGHEVMVADAVNLPYRTGFGDAAISIAVLHHLSTENRRRKAIEELVRVVKKGGLVLITVWAVEQEDKLLVTKWTPLAEKNLEEWPEPGNHCARVPSFSSLESIPESEESSSVEHVKVCNESKSSSDLNEEKKLKNQQEYFVPWHLPYHRAEISGSSADALATGLATKDDKKGAVVYNRYYHVFSQGELESLANGINNARVVDQFFDKSNWCIILEKT, encoded by the exons ATGGTTCATGCTCATAGTGCTCTAAAACTAACATCAAGTAGATTCTTCTACAACCCTAGGGGAGTTCTCGGTTTACTCACTGCTATTGGTGGTTGTGTCTGTCATTCAGGATTTTGTTCAATGACACAAATCAATTCTGAAGTGGGTTCTAGTTTATGTAGTATTCTTGCCCCAAATGGGGAACCCTGCATCACAGATTCCTCATCAGTAGTTGAGAACCCTACCACTTCGTCGGTGAGCGTGCGGTCTACCCCTGAAATTGAAAAGAAGTTTGTTCATCATGTTTATGATGCTATTGCGCCGCATTTCAGTTCCACTCGGTTTGCCAAGTGGCCAAAGGTTGCCTCTTTTTTGTCATCTTTGCCTTCAGGATCTCTTGTCCTGGATGCGGGATGCGGGAATGGGAAGTACTTGGGTTTAAATCAAGATTGTTTTTTTATTGGATGTGATATAAGTCCTTCGTTGATTAAAATATGCTCAGATAGAGGACATGAAGTTATGGTTGCAGATGCAGTGAATCTTCCTTACAGAACTGGTTTTGGTGATGCGGCAATATCTATAGCTGTGTTACATCATTTGAGCACTGAGAATCGAAGGAGAAAAGCAATAGAAGAGTTAGTCCGAGTTGTTAAAAAGGGTGGCCTTGTTCTTATTACAGTTTGGGCTGTAGAACAAGAGGATAAATTGCTGGTCACCAAATGGACTCCGCTTGCAGAAAAAAATCTTGAAGAGTGGCCAGAACCTGGAAATCATTGTGCTCGGGTTCCTTCATTTTCATCATTGGAAAGTATTCCAGAAAGTGAGGAGAGTAGCTCGGTTGAGCACGTTAAAGTTTGCAATGAGTCAAAATCATCAAGTGATttgaatgaagaaaaaaaattgaagaatcAACAGGAGTATTTTGTTCCTTGGCATTTACCTTATCATCGTGCAGAAATCAGTGGTTCTTCTGCAGATGCTCTTGCTACTGGTCTTGCAACTAAAGATGACAAAAAGGGGGCTGTAGTGTACAATAGATATTATCATGTTTTTAGTCAAGGCGAGCTTGAAAG TTTGGCAAATGGAATAAACAATGCAAGAGTTGTTGATCAGTTTTTTGATAAATCCAACTGGTGTATTATTCTAGAGAAGACATGA